The following are encoded together in the Flavihumibacter fluvii genome:
- a CDS encoding fibrobacter succinogenes major paralogous domain-containing protein, whose product MKKILLPMLSIILLASCEKQISVDKSPEDIGCISEKKPEKINACHFDGKTGNPKTISISVNAWPAHQAHGDLKGDCSAVMTKICDQFWMVKNLDVATYRNGDIIPQVKDANTWFSLTSGAWCYYLNLSENGPIYGKLYNWYAVNDPRGLAPVGWHVPTETDVSTLSNCLGGDLVAGAKMMETGTAHWPPPNSEATNSSGFTGLPGGTRSKIALWGGGGYYWTSTVFEYDADYARYFILGDHSKLIRNFTYTVDGASVRCVKD is encoded by the coding sequence ATGAAAAAAATTCTATTACCAATGTTGTCAATAATTCTATTGGCTTCATGCGAAAAACAAATCTCCGTTGACAAATCACCTGAGGATATTGGATGCATATCAGAGAAAAAGCCTGAAAAAATTAATGCCTGCCATTTTGATGGGAAAACCGGGAATCCGAAAACGATCTCCATTAGTGTAAATGCCTGGCCGGCACACCAGGCTCATGGTGACCTCAAGGGAGACTGCTCAGCAGTGATGACAAAAATTTGCGATCAATTTTGGATGGTTAAAAACCTGGACGTCGCTACTTACAGAAATGGAGACATCATACCACAGGTTAAAGATGCAAACACCTGGTTTAGCCTCACTTCCGGCGCATGGTGCTACTACTTGAATTTATCTGAAAATGGACCTATATATGGTAAACTATACAATTGGTATGCAGTAAACGATCCACGAGGCCTTGCACCCGTAGGTTGGCATGTACCAACGGAGACAGATGTTTCAACATTATCCAATTGTTTAGGCGGCGACCTGGTAGCGGGGGCAAAAATGATGGAAACAGGTACAGCTCATTGGCCTCCTCCAAACAGTGAAGCAACGAACTCCAGCGGATTTACCGGACTTCCAGGAGGCACCCGAAGTAAAATCGCTTTGTGGGGCGGCGGCGGTTATTATTGGACTTCTACCGTGTTTGAATACGATGCCGATTACGCCAGGTACTTCATTTTAGGCGATCATTCCAAATTAATCAGGAACTTCACTTATACCGTTGATGGCGCATCTGTTCGCTGTGTGAAAGATTGA
- a CDS encoding PQQ-binding-like beta-propeller repeat protein, producing MLLLIVNSSCSPRKEYNNWNITGGTKENIRYSTLAQIDTANVQDLEVAWVYRSEGGDTTRFGPMQCNPIIVNNVLYGVSPKLNLFALDAASGKRLWNFDPADSINNKAWHRNSVNMNRGVAYWEEGEDKRIIYTAGRVAFAINALTGKLIPSFGKDGGIDLHDGLGRDSSKVFVAPTSPVMIYRNLFILSGLVGDETPGDIRAFDVKTGKQQWSFHTIPYPGEAGYETWEDTSAYRYLGSTNSWGGFSLDEQRGILYAPTGNPTHDFYGGQRLGKGLYGNCLLALDAATGKLIWHFQTVHHDVWDMDIPTPPALVTVTRNGKKIDAVAQTTKTGFIFLFDRENGKPLFPIEERPVLTNTSLVKEKLWPTQPFPVLPKPFARQTMTVNDLNNITTNDSTFKALQTQFRTYRSGAMFTPPSIEGTVILPGFDGGGEWGGPSVDPETNILYVNANEMAWVLNMVENKPADQTNRTNLEAGVSLYSQYCMGCHGPERLGGGDYPAILGVEKKYSKNQFTELLTTGRRMMPGFNNLSKAEKDAIASFILNITVDQKKKYTGPVTREDGPPPSLYGFTGYNKFLTKDGYPAISPPWGTINAIDLNTGEYVWKVPFSEYEELKKKGIPVTGRENYGGPVVTAGGVLFIAATADAKFRAYNKRTGKLLLETDLPAPGLATPSVYMANGKQYVVIACGGTKWDDRTWNDSYVAFALPKVKE from the coding sequence ATGCTGCTATTGATTGTGAATAGTTCCTGTTCACCAAGAAAGGAATATAACAATTGGAACATCACTGGCGGGACAAAAGAGAATATCCGGTATTCTACCCTTGCCCAAATCGATACTGCCAATGTGCAGGATTTGGAAGTCGCCTGGGTGTACCGTTCTGAAGGCGGTGATACCACCAGGTTTGGTCCGATGCAATGCAACCCGATCATCGTGAATAATGTGCTGTATGGGGTATCGCCCAAATTAAACCTGTTTGCCCTGGATGCGGCAAGTGGTAAACGGCTGTGGAATTTCGATCCAGCTGATTCCATCAATAATAAAGCCTGGCACCGGAACAGTGTGAATATGAACAGGGGTGTGGCCTATTGGGAAGAAGGTGAAGATAAGCGGATCATATATACCGCAGGCCGCGTGGCCTTTGCCATCAATGCACTAACGGGAAAGCTCATCCCATCTTTTGGAAAGGATGGTGGAATTGACCTCCACGACGGACTGGGGCGGGACAGTTCCAAAGTCTTTGTAGCGCCAACCTCGCCTGTAATGATCTATCGGAACCTGTTTATATTAAGCGGACTGGTTGGTGATGAAACACCAGGAGATATCCGGGCCTTTGATGTGAAGACGGGAAAGCAGCAATGGTCCTTCCATACCATACCCTATCCGGGCGAAGCTGGTTATGAGACCTGGGAAGACACATCAGCCTATAGATACCTGGGTTCAACCAACAGTTGGGGTGGATTCAGCCTTGATGAGCAGAGGGGGATACTGTATGCACCAACCGGTAATCCGACTCATGATTTTTATGGCGGGCAGCGGTTGGGTAAAGGATTGTATGGAAACTGCCTGCTGGCTTTGGATGCTGCCACAGGAAAATTGATCTGGCATTTCCAGACGGTGCATCATGATGTGTGGGATATGGACATCCCTACGCCACCAGCATTGGTAACGGTGACCCGTAATGGAAAAAAGATCGATGCTGTTGCACAAACCACTAAAACCGGATTTATTTTTCTGTTTGACCGTGAGAACGGGAAGCCCTTATTCCCTATTGAAGAGCGGCCGGTATTGACAAATACCTCTTTGGTGAAGGAGAAATTGTGGCCAACGCAACCTTTCCCTGTTTTACCGAAGCCATTTGCCAGGCAGACGATGACAGTCAATGACCTGAACAATATCACGACCAATGATTCGACTTTTAAAGCATTACAAACGCAATTCCGGACCTATCGTTCAGGTGCCATGTTCACGCCGCCTTCTATAGAGGGTACGGTTATTTTGCCTGGCTTTGATGGTGGCGGGGAGTGGGGCGGTCCATCGGTAGACCCTGAAACGAATATCCTGTATGTGAATGCCAACGAAATGGCCTGGGTACTGAATATGGTTGAAAACAAACCTGCTGATCAAACAAACCGGACCAATCTTGAAGCCGGTGTTTCCCTGTATTCGCAATATTGTATGGGTTGTCACGGTCCGGAGCGTTTGGGCGGCGGGGATTATCCGGCCATCCTTGGTGTCGAGAAGAAATACAGCAAGAACCAGTTTACGGAACTGCTGACCACCGGAAGAAGGATGATGCCCGGATTTAATAACCTCTCCAAAGCAGAAAAGGATGCCATTGCCAGTTTTATATTGAATATCACTGTTGATCAAAAGAAGAAATATACGGGTCCGGTTACCAGGGAAGATGGTCCGCCGCCATCCTTGTATGGATTCACCGGGTATAATAAGTTTTTAACGAAGGATGGGTATCCGGCCATTTCGCCACCCTGGGGTACGATCAATGCCATAGACCTGAATACCGGTGAATATGTTTGGAAGGTGCCTTTTAGTGAATATGAAGAATTGAAAAAGAAAGGGATACCTGTAACCGGACGTGAAAACTATGGAGGTCCTGTTGTTACTGCTGGCGGCGTATTGTTCATCGCCGCTACTGCCGATGCAAAATTCAGGGCATACAACAAACGGACCGGAAAATTATTATTGGAAACAGACCTTCCGGCACCAGGATTGGCAACGCCTTCCGTGTATATGGCCAATGGCAAACAATATGTGGTGATTGCCTGTGGTGGCACTAAATGGGATGACAGGACATGGAATGATAGTTATGTGGCATTTGCGTTGCCAAAGGTGAAAGAATAG
- a CDS encoding O-acetyl-ADP-ribose deacetylase: protein MPARIELQKGDITKIKVDCIVNAANTSLLGGGGVDGAIHRAGGPAILEDCRKIIARQGGCETGEAVITTAGKMPAKFLIHTVGPVWNGGNHGEHEKLKRCYQNSLQLAVDNHCRTIAFPNISTGIYGFPKQAAAKIAVNTVKEFLASTDKIEKVLFVCFDDENYALIKQLLQSNHV from the coding sequence ATGCCTGCAAGAATAGAACTCCAAAAAGGTGATATCACAAAAATCAAAGTGGACTGTATTGTGAATGCGGCAAATACGTCACTTTTAGGTGGTGGCGGAGTTGATGGCGCCATTCACAGAGCCGGTGGGCCTGCTATACTGGAAGATTGCCGGAAGATCATTGCCAGGCAAGGCGGCTGCGAAACAGGGGAGGCAGTTATTACAACTGCCGGAAAAATGCCTGCCAAATTTTTAATTCACACGGTTGGCCCTGTCTGGAATGGTGGCAACCACGGCGAACATGAAAAGCTTAAACGCTGCTACCAGAATTCATTACAATTAGCCGTTGATAACCATTGCCGGACAATTGCCTTTCCGAATATAAGTACCGGCATATATGGATTCCCCAAGCAAGCAGCTGCAAAAATTGCCGTAAATACAGTTAAAGAATTCCTTGCTTCGACCGATAAAATAGAAAAAGTGTTATTTGTTTGCTTTGATGACGAAAACTATGCATTGATAAAACAACTGCTACAATCAAATCATGTATAA
- a CDS encoding nicotinate phosphoribosyltransferase, protein MLSFAISGTYTDLYEITMAETYFLEGRKDDTACFDYFFRKIPYKGGYVVFAGLQDVLNILSDLHFTDEDIAFLKGLKFNTSFLEYLKHFRFRGNVYACQEGEIVFPNAPVLRVEGTIIEAQMVETLLLNILNFESLIATKASRMKLVAGNSLLSDFGLRRAQGMGGILATKAAVIGGFDSTSNVYGARLYDLPAAGTMAHSFIESYDNELDAFRAFARCRPDDCIFLADTYDTLKSGVPNAIIVAKEMEKAGHRAKGIRLDSGDLAYLSKAARKMFDEAGLPYMKIAASNQLDEFVIKSLQDQGAVIDIFGVGTRLVTGQPDAALDGVYKLSMASGKPRLKLSETFEKTTLPGIKQVSRMIDENGLFFGADAIALKGEQKTTIMYHPFEPGKSLPIETFVHQPLLRQVMQQGKIIATQLSLKEIANYARERLSLLPQEFKRFENPHVYKVGLSKKLLELRDDIRTHYKK, encoded by the coding sequence ATGTTATCATTTGCAATAAGCGGCACTTATACCGACCTCTACGAAATAACCATGGCGGAAACCTATTTCCTGGAAGGCAGGAAAGATGATACCGCGTGTTTCGATTATTTCTTTCGCAAAATCCCTTACAAGGGCGGCTATGTGGTTTTCGCCGGACTGCAGGATGTGCTGAACATATTGTCCGACTTACATTTTACCGACGAGGATATTGCTTTCCTGAAAGGACTAAAATTCAATACATCCTTTCTTGAATACCTTAAACATTTCAGGTTCCGGGGTAATGTATATGCCTGCCAGGAAGGTGAAATTGTATTCCCTAATGCCCCGGTCCTTCGCGTGGAAGGAACCATTATTGAAGCACAGATGGTGGAAACCCTTCTACTGAATATCCTGAACTTCGAATCACTGATTGCAACCAAGGCCTCCCGCATGAAACTGGTGGCTGGCAATAGCTTACTGAGTGATTTTGGACTGCGCAGGGCACAGGGCATGGGTGGAATACTGGCCACAAAAGCAGCCGTGATCGGTGGGTTTGATTCAACCAGCAATGTTTATGGTGCACGCCTGTATGATCTCCCTGCAGCAGGAACAATGGCTCATTCTTTTATTGAGAGTTATGACAATGAACTTGACGCCTTCCGGGCTTTCGCAAGATGCCGCCCGGATGATTGTATATTCCTGGCAGACACCTATGATACGCTGAAAAGCGGTGTACCCAATGCCATCATTGTTGCAAAGGAAATGGAGAAAGCCGGGCATCGCGCAAAAGGTATCCGACTGGACAGCGGCGACCTTGCCTATCTCTCCAAAGCTGCCCGGAAAATGTTTGACGAAGCGGGCCTGCCGTATATGAAAATTGCCGCATCCAACCAGTTGGATGAATTTGTAATTAAAAGCCTTCAGGACCAGGGCGCTGTCATTGACATTTTCGGGGTGGGCACCCGCCTTGTTACAGGCCAGCCTGATGCAGCGTTGGATGGCGTTTATAAGCTTTCCATGGCGTCTGGAAAACCCCGCCTTAAACTATCTGAAACCTTTGAAAAAACGACCCTACCCGGAATTAAACAGGTCAGCAGGATGATTGATGAAAATGGACTGTTCTTTGGCGCTGATGCAATTGCACTCAAGGGGGAGCAGAAAACAACCATCATGTACCATCCCTTTGAACCAGGCAAATCCCTTCCAATAGAAACTTTTGTACACCAGCCTTTGCTCCGGCAAGTCATGCAGCAGGGTAAGATAATTGCCACACAACTATCCTTGAAAGAGATCGCCAATTATGCCAGGGAGCGATTGTCGCTTCTGCCCCAGGAATTTAAAAGATTCGAGAATCCGCATGTGTACAAGGTTGGCTTAAGTAAAAAATTACTTGAACTGCGTGATGACATCAGGACCCATTATAAAAAATAA
- the pncA gene encoding bifunctional nicotinamidase/pyrazinamidase codes for MNALLIVDVQNDFLPGGALAVPAGDQVIPVINALQDYFELVVATQDWHPPNHKSFASNHAGKKPFDLIDLNGLQQTLWPDHCIQGSWGANWPAALNMNRSEAVFRKGTNPEIDSYSAFYDNGQRKSTGLADYLRGKKVTRLYITGLCADICVFFTALDSLQEGFESFIIEDATCPLDAKDVIKTNQAFIEKGGKIVRSEAII; via the coding sequence ATGAATGCATTGTTGATCGTTGATGTGCAAAATGATTTCTTACCCGGTGGGGCCTTGGCAGTCCCGGCAGGTGACCAGGTCATCCCGGTGATCAATGCCTTGCAGGACTATTTTGAACTCGTTGTAGCCACCCAGGACTGGCATCCGCCAAACCACAAAAGTTTTGCGTCCAACCATGCAGGAAAAAAACCTTTTGATCTGATCGATCTCAACGGGCTGCAGCAAACACTCTGGCCCGATCACTGCATACAGGGCTCATGGGGTGCCAACTGGCCGGCAGCACTAAATATGAATCGTTCAGAAGCTGTTTTCAGGAAAGGTACCAACCCGGAAATTGACAGTTACAGCGCCTTTTACGACAATGGCCAGCGCAAATCAACAGGTCTTGCCGATTACCTGCGCGGCAAAAAAGTTACCCGATTATACATCACGGGTTTATGTGCTGATATCTGTGTGTTTTTTACGGCATTAGACAGCCTGCAGGAAGGGTTTGAATCCTTTATCATTGAAGATGCTACCTGCCCGCTGGATGCAAAAGATGTAATAAAAACAAACCAGGCCTTTATTGAAAAAGGCGGGAAAATAGTTCGCAGTGAAGCGATCATTTAA
- a CDS encoding DsrE family protein, whose product MKKLLFISTLLLLYCFHAAAQKVMQKIVIDFTKPDTADFRFMIRQLNNVVKEAPNTRVEVVCSMGGLFILVKDKTNVAADISELQKVFDIKFVACANTMHARHVEKDQLLPAITIVPVAILELAGKQQEGYSYLKAGQ is encoded by the coding sequence ATGAAAAAACTATTATTTATATCCACCCTTCTTCTGCTCTATTGTTTCCATGCTGCGGCACAAAAAGTAATGCAGAAGATCGTAATTGATTTCACAAAACCGGATACGGCCGATTTCCGTTTTATGATCCGGCAGTTGAACAATGTAGTTAAGGAAGCTCCAAATACAAGGGTGGAAGTAGTATGCAGTATGGGAGGATTATTTATATTGGTGAAGGATAAAACGAATGTTGCCGCAGATATCAGCGAGTTGCAAAAAGTGTTCGACATAAAGTTTGTAGCCTGCGCGAATACTATGCATGCCCGGCATGTAGAGAAAGACCAGTTATTGCCAGCCATCACTATAGTGCCTGTCGCCATCCTTGAACTTGCAGGCAAACAGCAGGAAGGGTACAGTTATTTAAAAGCCGGGCAGTGA
- a CDS encoding PVC-type heme-binding CxxCH protein yields the protein MDKYLHLFFRAWSPLLVILLWTGCRNNPDQPKTNNTGLGVEEALASFELEPGFKIEVLAAEPLIADPVDMEIDEFGRLYVVEMHGYPLDKTGSGIIKLLSDANGDGQMDKSTIFADGLTLPNSIMRWKKGVIITDAPNVLYFEDTNNDGKADIKDTLLTGFALSNPQHNLNSPVLAIDNWIYLGHEGAVATQTYQKEFGDEGTEIYYPGQPNGPRLEKNASGRSVRFRPDQHLLETTSGKTQFGQTFDQWGHHLLVSNADHIIQEVIAATYLKRNPKLVVPDATESLSDHGTAAEVFPITKHPEYQLLTDIGVITSACGITAYLGSAFPAPFDNASFVAEPVSNLVHVDKLTGKGASFIASRIHPNKEFLASTDAWFRPVNMYIGPDGALYIVDYYRQIIEHPEWMGEEVVKSGKLYNGQDMGRIYRITPANAKRAEWTKGLNLGNANSEQLVARLADPNIWWRLNAQRLLVDRKDPAALPALEQMAKNPVTTLGRLHALWTLEGLGSLKPELIEIALNDNEPGLRENAIKLAELHLAAAPALSTSLLSLQDDPDAKVKFQLLCTLGSVNSPEAEQVSHKLLFKDINDKWVQVAALSGSSAKTGSLLTVVLDSFHKEIPAYASLVKRISIMLGGSIQPLIVHQFIQKAINAKEAGWAAPLLAGLAQGLTTQQSQSAFRGDQDLLIKTFFGHGSPEIRNACLDLLKATGLRNDPLKKDAMKKALAIASDEDQPEEKRVESIRFLALENPAPYAGQLKKMITPHERSPIQVAAVRTLNAIPDTSVCHYLLQQWNNLTPGIQDVAINTFLEDDSRIAILLKAIEAGTIQPASVGWQRSVQLMAQSNLLLREKARLLLTKTEAEAGRVNKTYQQSLAMTGDIAQGKTVFQQNCATCHQIRGKMGISFGPDLGTVHNWSAEAIMANILAPGLSISSGYDLWSVEQNNGESFQGIISSETPTAIKIKNTLAEERTINRTDIKILKALNMSAMTSGLEKQVNQQQMADLLAFLKQNR from the coding sequence ATGGACAAGTATCTCCATTTATTTTTCAGAGCGTGGTCCCCATTATTAGTTATACTATTATGGACAGGTTGCAGGAATAATCCTGATCAACCCAAAACCAATAATACGGGTTTAGGCGTGGAAGAGGCCCTTGCTTCATTTGAACTCGAACCGGGATTCAAGATCGAAGTACTGGCTGCTGAACCTTTGATCGCCGACCCGGTTGATATGGAGATCGATGAATTTGGCCGGCTCTATGTTGTTGAAATGCATGGCTATCCCCTGGATAAAACCGGCTCTGGTATCATCAAATTACTATCCGATGCTAACGGTGATGGCCAGATGGATAAGAGTACCATTTTTGCTGATGGACTCACTTTGCCCAACAGCATCATGCGCTGGAAAAAAGGGGTGATAATAACAGACGCACCTAACGTCCTGTATTTCGAGGACACCAATAATGATGGTAAAGCCGATATAAAAGATACCCTGCTTACAGGCTTTGCCTTATCGAATCCACAGCATAACTTAAATAGCCCGGTACTTGCTATCGATAACTGGATCTACCTGGGCCATGAGGGCGCCGTCGCCACACAGACCTACCAAAAGGAATTCGGCGACGAAGGCACCGAAATCTATTATCCCGGCCAGCCCAATGGTCCCCGCCTGGAAAAAAATGCCAGTGGCCGTTCCGTGCGTTTTCGTCCAGATCAGCACCTGCTTGAAACCACCTCCGGAAAAACTCAATTCGGCCAAACATTCGACCAGTGGGGGCATCATCTCCTGGTGAGCAATGCCGATCATATAATACAGGAAGTCATCGCTGCGACTTACCTGAAACGAAACCCTAAGCTGGTTGTTCCCGATGCAACCGAGTCACTCTCTGATCACGGGACAGCTGCTGAAGTATTTCCGATCACTAAACATCCGGAATACCAGCTATTGACAGATATAGGGGTGATTACTTCCGCATGTGGAATTACAGCTTACCTGGGCAGCGCTTTCCCCGCACCTTTCGACAATGCCTCATTTGTTGCAGAACCGGTGAGCAACCTGGTGCATGTTGATAAACTAACAGGTAAGGGCGCCAGCTTTATTGCTAGCCGTATTCATCCGAATAAAGAATTCCTGGCTTCCACAGATGCCTGGTTCCGCCCGGTAAATATGTATATCGGTCCCGATGGTGCACTCTACATTGTTGATTATTACCGCCAGATCATTGAGCATCCTGAATGGATGGGCGAAGAGGTGGTGAAGTCCGGCAAATTGTACAATGGTCAAGACATGGGCCGCATATACCGGATAACTCCAGCGAATGCAAAACGGGCGGAATGGACCAAAGGCCTGAACCTTGGGAATGCCAATAGCGAACAACTTGTCGCGCGATTAGCGGATCCAAATATCTGGTGGCGTTTAAATGCACAGCGCTTACTGGTCGACAGGAAAGATCCGGCTGCCTTACCGGCATTGGAACAAATGGCGAAAAATCCTGTCACCACATTGGGCCGGCTACATGCCCTTTGGACTTTAGAAGGCCTTGGGTCCTTAAAGCCCGAACTGATTGAAATTGCATTAAATGATAACGAACCTGGTCTCAGGGAAAATGCCATCAAACTGGCTGAACTTCATTTGGCTGCGGCACCGGCCTTATCGACATCCCTTTTATCCCTGCAGGACGACCCGGATGCTAAAGTTAAGTTTCAACTGCTATGTACTTTAGGATCTGTCAATAGTCCTGAAGCAGAACAGGTTAGTCATAAATTACTGTTTAAAGATATCAATGATAAATGGGTGCAGGTTGCGGCTTTGTCTGGTTCATCAGCTAAAACCGGATCATTGCTAACTGTTGTACTGGATAGTTTCCATAAAGAAATTCCGGCCTATGCTTCATTGGTAAAGCGGATCAGTATAATGCTGGGCGGAAGCATACAACCGCTTATCGTTCACCAGTTCATTCAAAAGGCCATTAACGCAAAGGAGGCAGGATGGGCTGCACCTTTATTGGCTGGATTGGCACAAGGTCTTACAACCCAGCAATCACAATCTGCTTTTAGAGGCGACCAGGACCTGTTAATTAAAACATTTTTCGGGCATGGTTCACCGGAGATCCGCAATGCCTGCCTGGACCTGCTAAAAGCAACAGGCTTACGCAATGATCCATTGAAAAAGGATGCAATGAAGAAAGCCCTGGCAATTGCCTCTGATGAAGACCAACCTGAAGAAAAAAGAGTAGAAAGTATCAGATTCCTGGCACTGGAAAACCCTGCCCCTTATGCTGGTCAGCTGAAAAAAATGATCACACCACATGAACGATCACCCATCCAGGTGGCGGCAGTACGCACATTAAATGCCATACCGGATACTTCTGTATGTCATTACCTATTGCAACAATGGAACAACCTTACGCCAGGGATACAGGATGTTGCAATAAATACTTTTTTAGAGGATGATAGCAGGATAGCCATATTATTAAAGGCTATTGAAGCAGGCACTATTCAACCTGCCAGTGTTGGCTGGCAAAGAAGTGTACAACTGATGGCACAATCAAACCTATTACTACGTGAAAAGGCCAGGCTGCTGCTCACGAAAACCGAAGCAGAAGCCGGCAGGGTTAATAAAACCTACCAACAATCCCTGGCAATGACAGGGGATATTGCCCAAGGGAAAACCGTATTCCAACAAAACTGTGCTACCTGCCACCAGATCAGGGGCAAAATGGGAATTAGTTTCGGGCCCGATTTAGGTACCGTTCATAATTGGTCGGCGGAAGCAATAATGGCAAATATCCTGGCACCTGGTCTTTCAATATCAAGTGGCTATGATCTTTGGTCGGTAGAACAAAATAATGGGGAATCTTTCCAGGGTATTATATCCAGCGAAACACCAACAGCCATTAAAATAAAAAACACCCTGGCAGAAGAAAGAACCATCAACCGGACCGATATCAAGATCCTGAAAGCATTGAATATGTCGGCAATGACATCCGGGCTCGAAAAACAGGTTAACCAACAGCAGATGGCTGATTTACTAGCATTCCTGAAGCAAAACAGATAA
- a CDS encoding polysaccharide deacetylase family protein: MKTPYKNLTVLLVFASLLLLKQQSLAQLDATPFKWPDGKKMAISLSFDDARESQVLVGTALLDAYGIKATFFVVPSAVEKQLAGWKKAVTNGHEIGNHSLTHPCAGNFAWSRDNALENYTLKQMRTNLTTCNQQLETLLQVKTDVFAYPCGQKYVGTGTHTKSYVPLVAKMFILGRGWKDEAPNDPRFCNFAQLTGTEMDGKDFEDILPMIKNAREKGLWLVLAGHEMGEPGEQTTRLSMLKQLLEYAKDPANGIWIAPMGTVAKYIKNGEKYPL, translated from the coding sequence ATGAAAACACCATATAAAAATTTAACTGTCTTACTGGTATTTGCAAGTCTCCTGTTACTGAAGCAGCAAAGCCTTGCACAACTGGATGCTACACCATTCAAGTGGCCCGACGGTAAAAAAATGGCCATCAGTTTAAGCTTTGATGATGCCCGGGAGAGCCAGGTCCTGGTGGGTACAGCCCTGCTGGATGCCTATGGCATTAAAGCTACTTTTTTTGTTGTTCCTTCTGCTGTGGAAAAACAATTGGCAGGCTGGAAAAAAGCTGTAACCAATGGACACGAAATCGGCAACCATTCACTCACCCATCCTTGTGCCGGTAATTTCGCCTGGTCCCGCGATAATGCGCTGGAAAATTATACGCTGAAACAAATGCGCACCAATTTAACAACTTGTAACCAACAACTTGAAACGTTATTACAGGTTAAGACCGATGTATTTGCCTATCCATGCGGACAGAAATATGTTGGCACCGGAACCCATACAAAAAGCTATGTTCCGCTCGTTGCAAAAATGTTTATCCTCGGCCGCGGGTGGAAGGATGAAGCCCCCAATGACCCGCGCTTCTGCAACTTTGCCCAATTGACCGGAACGGAAATGGATGGAAAGGATTTTGAAGATATCCTGCCGATGATCAAAAATGCCCGCGAAAAAGGGCTATGGCTAGTGCTGGCCGGACATGAGATGGGCGAGCCAGGCGAGCAAACCACCCGGCTTTCTATGTTAAAACAACTGCTTGAGTATGCAAAGGACCCGGCCAATGGCATCTGGATTGCCCCGATGGGAACTGTGGCGAAATATATAAAAAATGGAGAAAAATATCCACTGTAA